The Arachis duranensis cultivar V14167 chromosome 2, aradu.V14167.gnm2.J7QH, whole genome shotgun sequence genome has a window encoding:
- the LOC107475315 gene encoding uncharacterized protein LOC107475315 codes for MDPKQKMKVIVCLILHFELMNDLMVKLLMICYILIILQLKKKKRKWNDSYSRQVIRDVSIDRIIYFSDLACIENTRMDRCAFHALCNMLKRVGRLEPSRNMGVEEMVAMFLHIIAHDVKIRVIKRQFVRSEETISRRFNDVLLAILRCHNLLLKKPQPFSQDRMDERWKWFKDCLGALDGTHIKVNVLEADKPRYRNRKGDITTNVLGVVAPDM; via the exons ATGGATCCCAAACAGAAGATGAAAGTTATTGTCTGCTTGATTTTACATTTCGAATTAATGAATGACCTTATGGTTAAGTTATTGATGATTTGctatattttgattatattgcaattgaaaaaaaagaaaagaaaatggaatgaTAGTTATAGTAGGCAAGTAATAAGAGATGTTAGTATTgatagaattatttattttagtgatCTAGCATGTATAGAAAACACAAGAATGGATAGATGTGCTTTTCATGCATTGTGTAACATGCTTAAAAGGGTTGGAAGGTTAGAACCAAGTAGGAATATGGGTGTGGAAGAAATGGTTGCCATGTTTTTACATATTATAGCACATGACGTCAAAATTAGAGTAATAAAGAGACAATTTGTGAGATCTGAAGAAACAATTAGTAGGAGGTTTAATGATGTATTGCTTGCTATTTTGAGATGTCATAATCTCTTATTGAAGAAACCTCAACCATTTAGCCAGGATAGAATGGATGAACGATGGAAATGGTTTAAG GATTGCCTAGGAGCCTTAGATGGTACTCATATCAAAGTCAATGTCCTTGAGGCTGACAAGCCTAGATATCGAAACAGAAAAGGTGACATAACAACCAATGTGCTTGGAGTGGTTGCTCCCGATATGTAA